From Triticum aestivum cultivar Chinese Spring chromosome 4A, IWGSC CS RefSeq v2.1, whole genome shotgun sequence, a single genomic window includes:
- the LOC123082015 gene encoding uncharacterized protein, giving the protein MSLIGICYAVTSPTVVSIYLCPRHSSLQPPLFFPCFSSEGASRSTDSLIPGRPGDVEVDSWPAVCGVQRKSSPERQKFFCCEAVREVRMTDLFSGIQAAMVINRVENSDQSLKDWVSDEDGSGGFTGLPGTPCFTSRLSLLKVGSVVAKFSDFKRQLVMETGFGGFLEVKAWQKINLKYSAILMDRVHVESCTINLEEQGVLELSEQKLNYVFGIPSGEFDINGEGVEPSEACTEYTRMAASFSDKGTHSLKAAENVLLGAISEASSQI; this is encoded by the exons ATGTCTCTTATTGGAATTTGCTACGCCGTCACCTCACCCACAGTTGTCTCCATCTACCTCTGCCCTCGGCATTCATCTCTCCAGCCCCCGCTGTTCTTTCCCTGCTTTTCTTCTGAAGGAGCCAGCCGGAGCACTGACTCCCTCATCCCCGGGCGTCCAGGCGACGTCGAGGTTGATTCTTGGCCGGCGGTGTGCGGCGTGCAGCGGAAGAGTTCTCCCGAAAG GCAGAAGTTTTTTTGCTGTGAGGCAGTTAGAGAAGTGAGGATGACAGATTTATTTAGCGGGATACAAGCTGCTATGGTGATTAATCGTGTAGAAAACAGTGACCAATCCCTGAAAGATTGGGTTAGCGACGAGGATGGTTCAGGTGGTTTCACTGGATTACCAGGGACACCATGTTTTACTTCCAGGCTTTCATTGCTCAAAGTTGGTTCAGTTGTTGCCAAGTTCAGTGATTTCAAGCGGCAGCTAGTTATGGAGACTGGTTTTGGGGGGTTTCTAGAGGTGAAGGCATGGCAGAAGATTAATCTGAAGTATAGCGCTATTTTAATGGACCGAGTGCATGTAGAATCCTGCACAATCAACCTTGAGGAACAGGGCGTGCTTGAACTGTCCGAACAGAAGCTTAATTATGTTTTTGGCATCCCCTCTGGTGAATTCGATATAAACGGCGAAGGCGTCGAGCCATCAGAAGCCTGCACCGAGTACACTCGAATGGCAGCATCATTCAGCGACAAAGGCACACATAGCCTAAAAGCAGCTGAAAatgttttgcttggagctataTCAGAAGCGTCCTCCCAAATATAG